The segment AAAACTGAATATACTAGTTAGATTTCATTATCAGACTTATACATTGTAACTGCTGTATACAAATCAAATTAATCGTGGTAAGTTATCAAAATGTAAATAGGTTTATATAGTACTAGTAACTAGTAGATCACCTCAACAGAATAACTGATCGTTGCTTAATCTAAAGGTTATACAGCAGACACGTTTTTAAACAATACTATCAGATCAAACTGATATTTTATTACCAGAACTCAATAATAGATTACGTATTAACATTCACCATACAGACAGCTTATTACATATGACAGACAGCATATCTGCATTGTAAGATCCTTACCTGCTGTAAGCTTATCAAGGTCACAGGCTGTCCTGGTATCTGATTGTGAACATGTAGTGGGGACATTGGCTTGACAAAGATCATTCCTCCTTGTTGAAACCTTAAATGACCAGTGATGGGACTTATGGGAGTGGTCAAGGTTCCTGGGCTCACAGAAGGGTGTATCCCTGGAGAGATCAATCCCAGATTCTGTAGTGTGAAGTTAAGAATTCCTGGGCTTGGACCATTAACTTGACGTCCTGAGGCAAAGGATGGGCTAGCCTGGCTAAACAATGGAAATGAGGCAATGGAAGGAGCTGAATGAGAAACTGGGAGCTTTGAATGAGTAGAAGTAAAGGTAACATGATGGAAGTCTGGTGTAACTGGTATGACACCTGAAAAAGTGAAAAAGCAAACATTAATACACTTGCAATAAatcaattttatttaaatatacttcTGAATCTAGTCAATACCTGTAATGGGGGATTGGTAAGCTGGATGACTTAGAGTTGAGGCTGTTTCACCTTTTTTTTCTGGGGATTTGGATCTTTGGCAGCTGAAGAGTGATTGGTGAGATATAGGAATGAGATAGCCTGTGGGTATTAAAgcctgaaatgaaaaaaataagaaaactgtgTTAAATAAACAATTTGGATGACTTGGGACAGACTTATTTAGTCCTAAtttgtatcacattttaaaatactgaaatatgtTACCTCAGGCTGCAAATGTGCAGGAATGGTAAATGCTGGCATTGGCACTGTTCGCACTGGAGTAAGCCCAGCTTCACTATCAGAATAGGAGGGTTTCTCTTCATTTTCCAGGAACTTCTCCACACTTTCACCAAGGTTTTCTGAACCCTTGTTCTCTTTCCCTTCTGGTGTATTAATAAACTCAGGATCTAAGTGCAGGGCTCTTGGGGAAGGTCGATTTGCTATTAAACCCCTACGGGCCTTCACTCGTGCTTGGTACATTTCATTAAGTTCTGCTGCATTAGGTGACGCGTCctaatggaaaacaaaaaaagaacaaatgtatttcattagtAAAGACTAAAATCCTTCACACCTAGTACTTTAACATTTGTCAATATCAGTCTCAGTGTGGAATGAAACCTTTACAAGTCAcccaaatgggaaaaaaaaaataattcttaacACATCTATAAAgagggtaaaaaaataaaattattaccCCAGAATTTGTTTGCGTTTTCGATATTTTCGGAGAACTGTTTTCTTGAAATGTTTCAGTGCAGACTCGCTTATGGCCTTTGTCTGGGGTGGTTTGCTGATTGGTTAAAGAGACATTCTTTTGTGACAAGTCATTCTCCTTTTCAGTGCCAATAGAATCTTTATTTCCAGTAGGTGAACTGTGTAAACTATTTTCAGAGTTAGTGTCAGCTGGACTTCCTGCTGCATTATCCCCAAAGGTCATAGACCGTACTGCAAAGCTAGACGGATTTGCCATTGGCCTTGCTGAAGAAGAATGCAAATAGATGGCATATGGTGCAACAGTTTGGTTTTGAGGTAGTATCACTGGAATAAAGGGAGAATACTGTGCTTGTCTGTAAGCCTGAACAGAGAAATTTGTCTGGGAAGAATTGTTGGCACCAAGTTCTGAACTTAATGTTGACTCCACATGTCCTGTAGTTTTAGCAGCTTTTCCTTTCGTCTTTTGGGAAGGTTTGGGTTTCCTTTTACTTTGCCTATGAAAACAAGAAAATCTGATAAGTAGATCTTTAATAGAAATAGAGCGTAGCTGATTTGGTCTCACTTGATTCtgatacaaaatatacatttcgAGTTATCTTTAAGACAACTATAAACACCTGTGCACTGAATTACAGTATGTAAGattctgtttaaaaatgcacttactTTGATTGCTCATCCAACTGAACCTTACAGATTGCCGCCAATTGGGCCATTCTGCTTGGATGCAAATCGGTATCAGAGAAATCACctgaaataaaagaacaaaaatggaGATCAAAACCCCCCAAGGTCTGCTTAGTCTTGGTCCCAATACAATAGGcacactgaaaaacacacacacttttttaccAATCATAAGGTTTTCTTATAAATACTTACCAAATACTTTTTTGACAGGGCTACTAGGTGCAGAGTTGATTTTCCTTCTGTCATCCTCTATACTCTTTGCCAATTTAACAAGCGATGGGTGTCGGGTAAAGTTCTGCTTTGTCCTACTGGAAGGGAAGAGATTTTTGGCACAGTTTTCCACTGAACTTCTGGATGCTAATATACCAGACGTAACTGAGGTAGGGGTTGTCAAAGGCTTTGGTCCTGtggacaacaacaaaaaatatatttaaagacaCAAGTTTAAAGCACTGCAACATGCTGAAATCAGACCACAAAAAAATGTGCTATGTAAGAAAGCTACAAATTAGTCAGACtcatattttagaaatatttttcCACATACTCTTGACATCTGGGAAGTCCTCAGGTCCTGTCCACTTAAATGCTGGCTTTCGTCCCCTCTCTTCCGTAACGTGGACCTTTCTTATCAGCTCAAGGCTACTCAATACATTTGCTATATCGTACAATCTTCTGATTtttgctgaaaaacaaaaaaacaagtgttACTAATACTATTGTGGTGTAGATTTACCCAGTACTGCTGAATTAACCATTGTACTATGTTATCTCTTTGTCTATACATGGTTAATAGGCCTTGCTCTCGGTTTCCAAGTGCCTAAAATGTCAAGATGAAAAAGTGAGATTAATATACTCActtttgaatttgctcttatctAAATCGACCACTTGATCTTCTCCAATTAGGATTTTGGCAGCAACTTCCAGGCTGACCACACGGGGCTTAGAAACCAAGAAGAGCATTACAAACTTCTGACTCATCACTCTTAAAGATTTGTCTTTCCTGCTGTTAACAGACGCTGTCAAGAGAAACAATGGCAGGCATTAATAGAAAACCTGCAGTGCAATATTATACTATTTGTCCATTTTTATTCTTCTTACTTGTTCTACAGTTTTGGTTTGTGATACATGTCCTGTGGATTATAGAAGCCTTCTTGGCATGACCACTATTATAACTAAGAATTTGTTACCGGTTGGAAATTTGATATGcacttttttattctttaaactCACCAGCTCTAAATTCCATCCCAGGAAGTTCCACAAAGCACATTTCCCGATGCCCAAACTCAGTTTCTGCGCCTCTCAGTTTTGACAGGCATTCATTTTCTTCTTCATTATCTGAATCAAACTCTTTCTCAGAATCTTTCTGTTTAATTTGCTGCATCTGTTCTGCATATTTATGCTCCTTGCCGACTGTCTTCAACGTTCCAAGCGTCTGTGTAAGATTGCTACGTCCGTGCCAAGTGTAGCGGTTCTTTGCAAGACGACTCACCATATGCAAACTTTCCAGTACATTGACAATGTCATAGATGCGTCTTCGTTCTACATCTAGATGACAAAAAACACTCaatactttagagtacaaaatgaaataaatgctgacatttctcaaaataaaagacaactTACTGAGTTCTCCAGCTACTTCATCAAGACAGATGTTGTTGTTCAGTGCAGGGTTGGGATAATCTGGATATCGTGCTAAGAATTTATGACACAGTAAACCTAAGCTCTTTTCTTTTCGGCTTGGTTGAAGTCTATCAGATTCATCCCCAGACAGGTGTTCCTAAAGACAAAGGAAAAGGTAGACACGCTTAAGATCATGTTGGAATTACTGAACTATACAAGGTCAATGTGAGCATTCAAACATATGTACAGATGTTCAGTATATGAACATGTACAAATGTTCAGTATatgatacatttatataaaataagtcTGATTTGATCTTGAGTGACATACCTGAGAACAATCAGTTGCCTCTGTGGCTTCATTTTCATCAGTGTTCAGCTTCTTTTCTCTGTTCCTGATCTCAGGGCTAGCTGCGCTGATCAGCATTTTGAGGTTTGCTGTAGGAGTCCATGGCTCACCAGGAGCAGCATCTTTTCCCTTTGTTGGTGTTGTCAAAGTTCCCATATCTGGCTGTATTTCACCCAATATTGAATGTGAGGTAGATGACTTCAGTGGTGTTTTTATGACCTTTGTGTGGGGCTCCAAGAATATATTTTCctgcataaaacaaacaaagaagttTAATAATGCTGTTGTTCTTAACGTTATActaaaactatataaaaagacAATTTTGAGATTAttgatttttacttttttaaacatcaaaaacAATTCTGGTTCAACATCTTGCAAAAGCTGCAAAACAATATACTATATAATACTGATTATATTAACTTAAAATTACACAACATAATTAACTATTACTGAAATACTGTATAGCAATAAAGTAACTAGCCTGACCTTCTGGTGGTATCCCTTGCCCTCTTCATCGTGTTTGCTGCTTTGAGGTCTCTCGGTCAAATATTGCAAATTCAATAAGCCACTTGTCATTTTTCACCtgaaattattaatttaaaaaatgtgtattataaaatgcattcatgtattaattattacaaaTGCAATTTGAAAAACATTCAACCGTTTCGAACTAATACAGAATAACAGTATATTTCTAcatataataatagtaaaaaaaaaaaaaaaattacaaatgtaacttaccgagttttttttttttttgcagaccaaCGGATGTCATTAAACTAAGAATTAAAATAATATCTGCAATCACACCAACTTAACTACAGACTGCTTGACGTAAATGAACAGTTACAAAAGCTAATCAGAAAGATAGTTTACTAAATTGCCCGCCTACTTTTACTTGTAGCCAATACAAACTAAGCGGGAGTTACTATCAGCACAAGTTAGATTGGCCCATGCTGGTCAAgataatttttaaaatattggcGCGGAATTCTGCACTTTATTTGGGAATCCAATTTATTATCATTTACAGTGTAAACCCAGCATTTAGGAAATAATAACTATAAAAAGAAACGACTGACAATAACCAAGAAGCTTACATCTACCATCACTAAAACAATATTACGGAGACGTGTGTCTTGTTACCCTTGATTTAGTTTCGTTAAAAGCTGGTGCTTAGGTATAAATCATTTGGTATTTAGTAAAATACAGCAATTGTCTTGACTGCTATTAAAAGCAATATAGGTGGGTAAATATTATATGCGCCAAAAGCTGCATCTcatatgtttgttatttttttgttttattttatccgGTGTGTAGACTGTACATTTTAATGATAAATAGCACATTTTTATAAAGTCTCGATTAGGTAGTATTAAAAAGGAGCGGGTTCTTTAAATTTACCCGCGCGTCCAgaactttaaaaatgtttattcccGCTGCAGCACGAGAACTGGCCGTTTGTGTTTGAACCCAAACTTTGCTGTAGAGGCAAACTTCTAAATGAATCTTAACTGTAAACGCCCTGGTACTAAACACAATTACAAAGTGTACATAACctgatttatttaactataaAATACTAAGTGATCAATTCTTAATTTTTTGTGACGTCAGTAGTAAGTACTGTGTACACATTTAACTCTGTAGTTACTGGTACCAAACAGGTCAAGATTTAGATTTCCGAAATAATATACTGAACCAATTGTCTTTTATACCACATACTTTCAGAGAGaagtagacattttaaaaaatatatattcaaactTACCCAGTCAGAAGAGAAAAATATCAATCGATCCCTCCAAATTACTTAGGTTTGCGGATTACACCAAATCCAAATGCTGATGAGCCACACAGCTTTAGAAATATAGTGCAAATACAGTAACTTCTACTCCAACACGCACATATTCCAGATAATTCTGATACTCAGTGAAAACTAACTGATCAGTATTGTAAATTTTCTTACGTGTCTAGATTTTTGTTTAAGACTGCTGTATCTCAACTACTGTGTAAATCTACAGTAACTTGTATGAAATGCGAATCGAATTTATGTAAACAATAAAACTAATTTATAAACCATATACAATCACTATCTATatagttaaaaatatataactttttatCTAACCAGGAACAGTATAATTTAATGCTTGCTCCGAGTTAACCCGGCAGTCAGTATGTTAAAATTTCAATGACTAAAGAACAACAAAACTGCAGTTCTCTGGCTGGCTACATCCCGCCTTACGTAACTGATTCATTCATCGCGCTCCGGAATCCGACCCAAACTGCATTTCCGGCCAATCAGTGCTTGGTGAAACAAAAGAATGCTATTAAATATAGTAAATGAAAACCCTGCAGTATCGATGCTTCAGAATTGTGAATGCAGTAAACTGCAGTATTACTTTACTGCATGGTAAACCCGTGTAATTATTGCATTAAAACAGAACCTAGGCTAGGTTAACTAATCTTTCTGGAATTAATGTGGTACATAACTGTTAACCTTGCAACATACCAAtactgttaaacaaaacaaaaaaaaaacgtgagaACGATTTAGCAGACCTACTGTGTCAAGTAAACTACAGTATTGTGACAATAGCAATAACTTCAATTTTTTGTTTAGCAAAAATGTGTAATATGCATTTCtgtgtttctatatatatatatatatatatatatatatatatatatatatatatatatatatatgtgtgtgtgtgtgtgtgtgtgtgtgtgtgtgtgtgtgttttataacaaTCGTTCATCAAATCATGAATCGTACAGTAACTTCTACACCAACATGCAAATATTCCAGACACGTTTCCTGCTGCGTAAGCACTACTGCAAATACAACCCTAGACAGCccagtttaaaaatacaatagtTGGATTGACTCTTAAGGCATTTAAGGCGTAATGGGAGATGCTACTTCATTGCCATGAATGGTAGATGCCCTATTATTCTGACTAAGCAGTTAAAAATGGTGTCGCCAAGTGACTGTGAATGGCTGCCTTTTTAAATAAAACGACCCTTATATACTGACCAATGTGTTTTAATCAATAAAATtcactttacattttaaatatatatttaattaaaaaatatatctatctatctatctatctatctatctatctatctatctatctatctatctatcagtatACATTTTTCGGCGAATTCATAATTTATTTCCCTCCCTCATTATTTACAATTGTCACTTACCAATGAGGTCCTTGGCAGAACATATCTTGATTTAAATACTATATTATGCGTCTTATTTTTGCCTGATGGGGGCACCATTTAGCTTATGTCAAACATGAAAGCAACAGAAACAATTAAGATTATTTTACACAAGCACTGAGCTGCCAAATTTAACTTTTTTGTAATGGCAGTAATATAAGTAGCTGtacaaaaagataaataaataaccagacTATATCTCAGATGAACACTAATACTATTGAACCTCAATATTGTCTTATCCATAAGACAATATTATATATAGATGTTCTGTagtaaataaaacacttaaaatatcTGTGGTATTTATGTTTTGACACTAGAGGGCACAACAAACTCGTTTTCCCCCCCCAGAGTTTCCATGGAAACGGACAGCGCTCAAAAACCTGGAAGAAGACTGGCGCGCGAATAATGACGTAATTTGATCGATTAGAAGGGGGGGTGTTCGCGCTGTGCAATAATGCACTGGCTGCAAGAGAAGAGAGAATAGAAATTGCATGTGAATGGAAAGCTGCCTGGCTGCAATAGGacttcattattttttgtttcgGAGGTGAGTagtactgtttgtttttagttgtgGCATTTTAATTACAAGAATGCATGCCTAAGCGAAACTAAGGAGTACAGGAATATGTATATTGCAAAATTAATGGTGGTTCGGTAATTGTGCGAACTAATAGGACCGTAGCCTGCAGCGCTGTTGAGGAAGGGGCTGCAAGGGGACGGGAGTTGTCAATGGTTTTCTATGTGGCGTAAATGGTAGTGTAAGCAATCAGTTGCAACCGATGTAGCAATGGTTTATTAATTCGGCATTTTCTAAGTTAGTTTGGCAAGTAACCCAAATATTAGTGGAGATGAGGTGGGTCATCATCGTAGAATTAGCACTCAAGCATGCAGACATTTGAAATGTGTCTAACATCACGCGGTTTAGAtttaatagttttttgttttgttttcacgcGCTTTATTCACTATAAAAATAGCAatattgattaaaaacaaaaacgtgtGGCTGATAAGTATTGCGCAATACTGTATCTATCTCAGGGTTTTGCAGGGACTGACCATGCGAAGTGCCTGTCTGCGGAAAAAAGTGGAAGGGCTACAGACTTTTACAGTCCAGAAAGCTAACACTAAATACTTTGACTGGAGTGCTGGAAACTCGGATATCTCCAAaagatacaatacaaatacagtatatttgaaaTGTAACAGGATTTGCTTTAAGTACACAGCGATGTCAATGTAACAACCACATACAACCAAACTACGGTATTAGGAAAATATTTGTCTGTTTTAAAGCAAGATTGATATACCTCTGTAGTCCTGTCATTAAAATCCAATGCATTACCACTGCCTGCAGGGAGGATGTGAGAGACGAGCTAGAGTTACAGTACTAGCACACTTTCTGGGTCAGCATCAAGTGCATGGATGGGTATATGACAGGTTGGCTGGAAAGATTGAATGTAACCAGCTGTTCAGTACTTCTTGACATTGGGGTGGGGGAAACGGTATGCAAATGTATCCCAGTTacctcactgtttttttttgtatgcatgctataaaataaatattcatgttTAAACATCAAagaacataatatatatatatatatatatatatatatatatatatatatatatataatgatcttGAACACGTGTTTCTATCGTTTGGCTCATAATTTCCAATAATATGGCCAAAATAGTACAATTCATAACTTTGGAACATGAAAGTACTATGTTTTTTGTAATCTCCTCCCATTTTACAAACTTCAAAGTACAGAAATTGCACTAAAGTAATGTAAAGGTAAACAATGGCAATAGGGCagcaccttgttttttttttaaattgtataacaAAACATTAAAGCATAAACTTTGAAAAGCACTACAGTAGAAATGGAAAAAAGGGTTGAAACACCTGGTCCCCTGGTATAATTGAAACTAAAGGGTTGAAACACCTGGTCTCCTGGTATAATTCAAACTAAAGGGTTGAAACACCTGGTCCTCTGGTATAATTCAAACTAAAGGGTTGTGGAACTGTTTAACCATGatggaaacatttatttttttacaaaagctggtatttataaaataatgtgtGCTTGTTGACACAGCTAacgaaagaaataataaatacaaatcaagttTCCAACAGAAATATTTACACAAactactttttaataataaaaaaagcaatggaTCATCTGGGGTTTATGAACTGTGCCATCTGTAAAACTGTAACATTCATTCAGTCTTGTAAGAACTATCTCCAAACATTTCGTCAAACAACAGCAAACAAGTTTAATCTGCAAATATTTATGTTGGAAGCTGCATACGGTATTTGATCAGGCGGTATTTGAGTTTTTAAATAACTAGGTAATTACTATCTGAGTACTGCAATAAATCTCCAGCTACTCAAGTCTCCCTTTAGTCAAGCATGTGAGAATCATTTATATATAAATGGCTTGGGTGCATTTCTCACTAGTATTGCATTTTTTGCCTAATCTGTTATGTTGCGTGTCAAGTTTGCCGTACTTCAAAAACCAAACCTCAATCATAACAATCTATATTTAATGCTACAGTACCATACTAAAcggtttgatttgtttttgtgatgcggttacaaacattctaagggcatatatTAGTGATTATAACCCTCTAGCTCAGCCAAACAGAGTTCAGGGAATCTTTGCACTGAAGTATAACTGCGATTATAACACCCAATGCTTGGTTCTGTAGGTTATCACAGTGATGAAATGGGTGTTTGTAACATTGTTTACTGATTGCCaattacatttcatttatttcagGTTTAATTAAGACTACAACCGTGCATGGAGAATTGCATCTTGGGATACGTTCTGCTGGATTTACAAAGGCAATTATCAGCTTTCCTGTGTGATTTATTGGTGTATAATGGGAGCAAGGTGGCCCTGTAAAAAGCTATGCTGATCATATCAACCCAGTGGATTAAATGCACATTTACAGCTTTATTGACGTATAAATTACTCGAGGCCTGACTGCAATGGAGTACATGGTGCTTTAGCAATAATGAAGCATAAACCACCTGCTTTTGCTTCTCTGCTGCTTTCCTGCCTTGCAATACGTGCTGTCTCTGCTGGAATTAAACTGAAGTGAACAATGATGATTTGGAAAATGACTGATCAGTAAATAAAGACGTTGCTCGTTGCGCTGTGAAGGCATGCCAGCGTTTGTGTTGAATTTGATGGAATAGTTAAGGGTTTAGAGGACTGCTTTCTATTCTGCCGCTTCGGATTTGTTGGATATCTTTGGGAAAGGAAAATAATCTGTACTCAAGGAAATGGAATCAGGAGCCGAATCTAACCAGCATCAGAGGAGAAAGCCAGTGACACATGGATTAGAAGATCAAAAAAAGGTAAGTGACAGTATTTCAGCAGTCTTCGTTCTTGGTGCTGAGCTGAACTGACAGTTTTACTTTGCTCCTTGGACAACGCACAGAAGCCTCATGAACACAAGCTGGCAAGGTAAAAATCaattttccttctttttattAGTTTTGGTGCCGTTTACATTGCTTCACTTTATCATTAGGAGGTTTCATTTTCACGATTTAAAAGACTACGAAACTATACAAAAAGTTGTTCCACAAGCAACATCCAAATAACCTAAATTCGTCCAATATTCgtgacattaaataaataatctgtatacaagtttttataattgtattaataccCAGAGCAGAAATCATCACCACACCATAATTGACCTTGTCATCCTTTATTTATGTATACAGCAAAACAACACCACGGCCGTGCCTATGGAGCGATATTATTCAGTGTTTGGAGGCACCCTGGCTTTTCTTAAATGCCCTTGCCTTTAACTTTGACAGACTGCTACAGTCAATACACTGTAGTGCCCactgcatgttttattttgaagAACATAAAGTCCATATCGGTGTGGTGGAGCATTCAGGTATTCTACGCAGGGAAAACATTTTCTATCATTGAAAGTCATTTAATGAGTTTTCTCCTCTCACCTGAAGCATGTCCCTGCAAGTCTTGCAGTGTCCTGGCAGTTAGGACGGCTATACCTTAAGAGCTCTGTGGAAGAGGTTTCTTTCTTCATTTTAGCTCCCCTCCTGCTGAAGTGGATAGGCCTCTGATTGTAACAATCAGTGACATAAAGGTGAAAGAGTATTGTACTGGTAACAAAATGCATATGCAGTCTGCACTGTTCGCCTGTGGCGTTGATTGCTGTGGAAGTCTACGTTTCCCATCTTTTCTAGCTTTTTTGACCAGAGAGTGCCCTTGTACGGAAGCAGCATCTGAGGGTCTAATATAACCCCATGTGAGGAGTCGGTGGCAGCTGGAATAACATCAATTGGTCACGCTTTGACGCTGGTTTTAACTTGAACTCCGGCCGTCATAGAGATTATTCCATTTATAATGGAATATGTAAGATTCCTTTTAATGACACTTCACGCATGGGCTAACCTTTTCGCTTTTGTGTTGGCAAAATAAATCTTAATGTAGGATCGAATttcatttcccttttttttttttttacgggctTAGCCAATTGTCTGAATCTCTTGTCTGCACATGTCCTTTGAAAATGTGGGGGGGATCATTTTTTCTGTTGGGTTTTagattcctgtttttgtttttacaggtaCTGTAGTTGTAGATATTGATTTTGAATTGTAGCTATAGTTGGAGGCCTAGGTTAACCAACTTTTCAAACTTCTTCCAAATTTTAATATTAAGATTAAAAGCAGCATGACCTTTCCATTCCTTTTTATAGTAGGTCTGAGAATACAGTATAGTTAATGCACAGAGAAAAAGTCACCTTTGCTTTTTATTAGCTTGAGATTGacagaaaatatattattatactattatacgggcagcaatgtggagtagtggttagggctctggactcttgaccggaaggtcgtgggttcaatccctggtgggggacactgctgctgtacccttgggcaaggtactttacctagattgctccagtaa is part of the Acipenser ruthenus chromosome 27, fAciRut3.2 maternal haplotype, whole genome shotgun sequence genome and harbors:
- the LOC117432043 gene encoding transcription factor E2F8; this encodes MTSGLLNLQYLTERPQSSKHDEEGKGYHQKENIFLEPHTKVIKTPLKSSTSHSILGEIQPDMGTLTTPTKGKDAAPGEPWTPTANLKMLISAASPEIRNREKKLNTDENEATEATDCSQEHLSGDESDRLQPSRKEKSLGLLCHKFLARYPDYPNPALNNNICLDEVAGELNVERRRIYDIVNVLESLHMVSRLAKNRYTWHGRSNLTQTLGTLKTVGKEHKYAEQMQQIKQKDSEKEFDSDNEEENECLSKLRGAETEFGHREMCFVELPGMEFRAASVNSRKDKSLRVMSQKFVMLFLVSKPRVVSLEVAAKILIGEDQVVDLDKSKFKTKIRRLYDIANVLSSLELIRKVHVTEERGRKPAFKWTGPEDFPDVKRPKPLTTPTSVTSGILASRSSVENCAKNLFPSSRTKQNFTRHPSLVKLAKSIEDDRRKINSAPSSPVKKVFGDFSDTDLHPSRMAQLAAICKVQLDEQSKQSKRKPKPSQKTKGKAAKTTGHVESTLSSELGANNSSQTNFSVQAYRQAQYSPFIPVILPQNQTVAPYAIYLHSSSARPMANPSSFAVRSMTFGDNAAGSPADTNSENSLHSSPTGNKDSIGTEKENDLSQKNVSLTNQQTTPDKGHKRVCTETFQENSSPKISKTQTNSGDASPNAAELNEMYQARVKARRGLIANRPSPRALHLDPEFINTPEGKENKGSENLGESVEKFLENEEKPSYSDSEAGLTPVRTVPMPAFTIPAHLQPEALIPTGYLIPISHQSLFSCQRSKSPEKKGETASTLSHPAYQSPITGVIPVTPDFHHVTFTSTHSKLPVSHSAPSIASFPLFSQASPSFASGRQVNGPSPGILNFTLQNLGLISPGIHPSVSPGTLTTPISPITGHLRFQQGGMIFVKPMSPLHVHNQIPGQPVTLISLQQPAVLTTPKGSQSAHNDSFFHTPVSASSQLPTVVSTASRTQENVYIPQRKLEVSTENS